Proteins encoded within one genomic window of Gloeobacter kilaueensis JS1:
- a CDS encoding carbohydrate ABC transporter permease, whose translation MNWRTLSWLVVLLGAVTIVLPLGLVVVGSLQPGGLVTGLAPGRWNLANYRAAWAGANFPLAFALTTLVALAVTALQIVTSALAGYALARLDFRGRQGVLLLVLATIVIPYQVLVVPIFLVLRTGGLVNSFWALVLPTAANGYGIYLLRQFFLGVPRALEEAAFIDGANRLQVLWEVLLPLSRPALVTLGLFTFIAEWNDLFKPLVFAPAGNLLTVQLALSRFQERFATDFSVLMAATVISSLPVVALFLLGQRQLVRGIATTGLKN comes from the coding sequence TTGAACTGGCGGACGCTGAGCTGGCTGGTGGTCCTTCTGGGAGCCGTCACGATCGTTTTGCCCCTGGGGCTGGTGGTCGTGGGCTCGCTGCAGCCGGGGGGACTGGTGACCGGGCTTGCGCCGGGCCGCTGGAATCTGGCCAACTACCGGGCCGCCTGGGCCGGGGCAAATTTTCCCCTCGCCTTTGCCCTCACGACACTGGTAGCGCTTGCGGTGACGGCCCTGCAGATCGTCACCTCTGCCCTGGCCGGTTACGCCCTCGCCCGCCTCGACTTTCGCGGGCGGCAGGGGGTGCTGCTGTTGGTGCTCGCCACGATCGTCATTCCCTATCAGGTGCTGGTGGTGCCGATCTTTCTGGTGCTGAGAACCGGCGGGCTGGTCAACAGTTTCTGGGCGCTGGTGTTGCCGACGGCGGCCAACGGCTACGGCATTTATCTGTTGCGCCAGTTTTTTTTGGGTGTGCCCCGCGCCCTCGAAGAAGCGGCCTTCATCGATGGGGCGAATCGCTTGCAGGTGCTCTGGGAGGTGCTGTTGCCCCTTTCTCGCCCGGCCCTCGTCACCCTCGGGCTCTTTACGTTTATCGCCGAGTGGAACGATCTATTCAAGCCGCTGGTCTTTGCCCCGGCGGGCAATCTGCTCACCGTGCAACTGGCCCTCAGCCGCTTTCAAGAGCGCTTTGCCACCGATTTTTCGGTACTGATGGCGGCGACAGTGATCAGCTCCCTGCCTGTCGTTGCCCTGTTTTTATTGGGCCAGCGCCAACTGGTGCGCGGCATCGCGACGACCGGATTGAAGAACTGA
- a CDS encoding MAPEG family protein: protein MSVSLIPLYCLAAAAALIYLPFVVVAFARLQIGLDYSAPRAMFDKLPPYAQRATWAHQNAFESFPLFAAAVLMVYLTHREGTLVNTLAIAYLPVRLAYSFFYIADIPPLRSAMWALGMVCIGGLMAIALRLVG, encoded by the coding sequence ATGTCTGTCTCCCTGATTCCGCTTTATTGTCTGGCGGCAGCCGCTGCCCTCATCTATCTGCCGTTTGTGGTCGTCGCTTTTGCCCGCCTGCAGATTGGCCTCGACTACAGCGCTCCGCGTGCGATGTTCGACAAGTTGCCCCCCTACGCCCAGCGCGCCACTTGGGCGCACCAGAACGCCTTTGAATCGTTCCCGCTTTTTGCCGCTGCCGTGCTCATGGTCTACCTCACCCACCGCGAGGGTACTCTGGTCAATACCCTGGCTATCGCCTACCTGCCGGTGCGCCTTGCCTACAGCTTCTTTTACATCGCCGATATCCCGCCGCTGCGCTCTGCGATGTGGGCTCTCGGCATGGTCTGTATCGGTGGGCTGATGGCGATTGCGCTGCGGCTGGTGGGCTGA
- a CDS encoding fasciclin domain-containing protein, protein MKVIFRLAVLVSLGLAAQPAFCHVAPAPSRGTGTVGRENRVLIAQYRDIVDTAAANGSFKTLVQLLKQAGITEDLKGFGRFTVFAPDDTAFAAVPPDILKILSANSDLLAKVLTYHVVANTEPYLATDLKGSLRTLERSKVTISSRNGSLYVNDARITKADVPASNGVIHVIDKVLIPDDVLVEIRKLQSASTP, encoded by the coding sequence ATGAAAGTGATCTTCCGCTTGGCTGTGCTTGTCAGTCTGGGGCTGGCTGCCCAACCCGCTTTCTGTCATGTCGCTCCCGCGCCCTCTAGGGGGACCGGCACGGTGGGGCGAGAAAACCGGGTGCTCATCGCCCAGTACCGCGACATCGTGGATACAGCCGCCGCGAACGGTTCCTTCAAGACCCTCGTCCAACTGCTGAAGCAGGCTGGGATCACCGAAGATCTCAAGGGCTTTGGCCGCTTCACCGTCTTTGCTCCCGACGACACCGCCTTCGCCGCCGTCCCTCCCGACATCTTGAAAATTCTCTCCGCCAACAGCGATCTGTTGGCCAAAGTGCTCACCTACCACGTCGTCGCCAACACCGAGCCTTACCTGGCCACCGACCTCAAGGGATCGCTGCGCACCCTCGAACGCAGCAAGGTGACGATCTCCTCGCGCAACGGCAGCCTCTACGTCAACGACGCCCGGATTACAAAGGCGGACGTGCCCGCCTCCAACGGCGTCATCCACGTCATCGACAAGGTGCTCATCCCCGACGATGTGCTGGTCGAAATCCGCAAGCTCCAGTCTGCCAGCACACCCTGA
- the htpG gene encoding molecular chaperone HtpG, with protein sequence MKETGSISVHTENIFPIIKRWLYSDKDIFLRELISNAADAISKLRLIGYSGEFQTSGEEYEIRVDLDKDARTLTVSDNGIGMTAEEVKKYINQVAFSSAEEFLQKYQGGDVKQQIIGHFGLGFYSAFMVARRVELDTLSYKSGSEAVLWSCDGTTAFELTSSNRAERGTSVKLFIDDESAEFLDEAKIRDLIRNYCDFLPVPILFNGEGANRQKPLWTQSPGSLKDEDYKEFYNYLYPLGEEPLFWIHLNTDYPFNLQGILYFPRLRADLDWTKGQTRLFCNQVFVSNNVEEIIPQFLAPLQGAVDSPDIPLNVSRSFLQNDRTVRRIADYITRKVGDRLKELYKEDYERYVQCWKDINMFIKYGVMNSDKFYEQVKDILIFEIAGEDRFTTLSDYIERNKERTAGKLYYTSDTGAQAPYIDLLKSQDIEVLVLDAYIDSHFVSFLERQNSDVRFARVDSDLDESVLHKDKAAEIVDPHTNKTRSEQLIELFQQKLGQARLKVRAEALKSEATPAVLLLPESLRRIKEMSALVNQKPMEFLDDHTLVVNTSNPLIQNLQRLEDTGGDEKLVSLICQHVYDLALLSQKSFDAAAMGQFIQRSNDVLTRLATRAV encoded by the coding sequence ATGAAGGAAACCGGCAGTATCTCTGTCCATACCGAGAATATCTTTCCGATTATCAAGCGCTGGCTGTACTCCGACAAGGACATCTTCCTGCGCGAATTGATTTCAAACGCCGCCGATGCGATCAGCAAACTGCGCCTGATCGGCTACTCGGGCGAATTTCAGACGAGCGGCGAGGAGTACGAGATTCGCGTCGATCTCGACAAGGACGCCAGAACCCTGACGGTGAGCGACAACGGCATCGGCATGACCGCCGAGGAAGTCAAAAAGTACATCAATCAGGTGGCTTTCTCCAGCGCCGAAGAGTTTTTGCAAAAGTACCAGGGCGGCGATGTCAAGCAGCAGATCATCGGCCACTTTGGCCTGGGCTTTTACTCGGCTTTTATGGTGGCGCGCCGCGTCGAGCTGGACACGCTTTCTTACAAGAGCGGTTCGGAGGCGGTGCTCTGGAGCTGTGACGGCACGACCGCCTTTGAGCTCACCTCCTCCAATCGCGCCGAGCGCGGCACGTCGGTCAAACTGTTTATCGACGACGAGAGCGCCGAATTTCTCGACGAGGCAAAAATCCGCGACCTGATCCGCAACTACTGCGACTTTCTGCCGGTGCCGATTTTATTCAACGGCGAGGGGGCCAACCGCCAGAAACCGCTCTGGACCCAGTCTCCAGGTAGCCTCAAAGACGAGGACTACAAGGAGTTCTACAACTACCTCTACCCGCTGGGCGAGGAGCCCCTGTTCTGGATTCACCTCAACACCGACTACCCGTTCAACCTCCAGGGTATTCTCTACTTTCCCAGGCTCAGGGCGGACCTCGACTGGACGAAGGGGCAGACCCGCCTGTTCTGCAATCAGGTCTTCGTGAGCAACAACGTCGAAGAAATCATCCCCCAGTTTCTTGCTCCCCTGCAGGGGGCGGTCGATAGCCCCGACATTCCCCTCAACGTCTCGCGCTCGTTCTTGCAAAACGACCGCACCGTGCGGCGGATCGCCGATTACATCACCCGCAAAGTCGGCGACCGCCTCAAAGAACTCTACAAGGAGGACTACGAGCGCTACGTCCAGTGCTGGAAGGACATCAACATGTTCATCAAGTACGGCGTGATGAACTCCGACAAGTTCTACGAACAGGTCAAGGACATCTTGATCTTTGAGATCGCAGGCGAGGACCGCTTCACAACGCTCTCCGACTACATCGAGCGCAACAAGGAGCGCACCGCCGGTAAGCTCTACTACACGAGCGACACCGGTGCCCAGGCACCCTACATCGATCTGTTGAAATCCCAAGACATCGAGGTGCTCGTCCTCGACGCCTACATCGACAGCCACTTCGTCTCGTTTCTGGAGCGGCAAAATAGCGACGTGCGCTTTGCCCGCGTCGATTCGGACCTCGATGAGAGCGTGCTCCACAAGGACAAGGCCGCCGAGATCGTCGATCCCCATACCAACAAGACCCGCAGCGAGCAACTCATCGAGCTGTTCCAGCAAAAACTCGGCCAGGCCCGGCTGAAGGTGCGCGCCGAAGCGCTCAAGTCCGAGGCGACCCCGGCGGTGCTGCTGTTGCCCGAGTCGCTGCGGCGCATCAAGGAGATGAGCGCCCTGGTCAACCAAAAACCGATGGAGTTTTTAGACGACCACACTCTGGTCGTCAACACCAGCAACCCGCTCATTCAGAATCTGCAGCGACTGGAAGATACCGGCGGCGACGAAAAGCTCGTATCGCTCATCTGTCAGCACGTCTACGATCTGGCCCTGCTCTCGCAAAAGAGCTTCGACGCGGCGGCGATGGGCCAGTTCATCCAGCGCTCCAACGACGTGCTTACTCGTCTTGCGACGCGGGCGGTTTGA
- a CDS encoding DUF3667 domain-containing protein: protein MADLDTEASQDSPPLTRAEQKAKLRPGRRSPICLNCGELTPSNFCAGCGQANSTYRVSTRQIVGDFINDYFTVDLKFPKSVLPLLFKPGFLTSEYIAGRRARYIAPLRMYLFVSVAYFFILSLDANNLKFSDQPPKPPVAAKAAKAGAPPAKGPPDKGVLVFPQSKEQQRSAKAEVDTLDFESGNPTFDAFMKNRVRDKVSSYTVPNGGQRLVQDALDNVPIAMFVLLPVFALLLKLLYWRGHHFYAEHLIFSLHYHSFVFTLLLLVAFVHNSLVSLLNEAVLWSVVPLAILVYLVWAMKTVYRQGLGKTLVKFVLLLSGYSTAIVFSIVLVALLLFLR from the coding sequence ATGGCCGATCTCGATACAGAAGCCTCCCAGGATTCTCCCCCCTTAACCCGCGCTGAGCAAAAAGCGAAGTTGCGCCCAGGCCGGCGCTCGCCCATCTGCCTCAACTGTGGCGAGCTGACGCCGAGCAATTTCTGTGCAGGCTGCGGCCAGGCCAACAGCACCTACCGCGTCTCGACCCGCCAGATCGTGGGCGACTTTATCAACGACTACTTCACCGTCGATCTGAAGTTTCCTAAAAGCGTCCTGCCGCTGCTTTTTAAGCCTGGATTTTTAACCAGCGAGTACATCGCCGGACGGCGGGCCCGCTATATTGCTCCGCTGCGCATGTACCTGTTTGTGAGCGTCGCCTACTTTTTTATCCTGAGCCTCGACGCCAACAACCTTAAATTCAGCGACCAGCCCCCCAAGCCACCCGTAGCGGCAAAGGCCGCCAAAGCGGGCGCTCCCCCAGCAAAAGGGCCGCCCGACAAAGGGGTTCTGGTCTTTCCCCAAAGCAAAGAACAGCAGCGAAGCGCAAAAGCGGAAGTCGATACTCTGGACTTTGAGAGCGGCAACCCTACCTTCGACGCTTTTATGAAAAATCGGGTGCGCGACAAGGTCTCCAGCTATACGGTGCCCAACGGCGGACAGCGGCTGGTTCAGGACGCCCTCGACAACGTTCCGATCGCGATGTTCGTGCTGTTGCCTGTATTCGCGCTGTTGCTCAAGTTACTTTACTGGCGCGGCCATCACTTCTACGCCGAGCACCTGATCTTTTCTTTGCATTACCACTCTTTTGTCTTTACGCTTTTGCTGCTCGTCGCTTTTGTTCACAATAGCCTCGTCTCCCTGCTCAACGAGGCGGTGCTCTGGTCGGTGGTGCCGCTGGCAATCCTGGTATATCTGGTCTGGGCGATGAAGACGGTCTACCGGCAGGGTCTGGGCAAGACCCTGGTCAAATTTGTCCTGTTGCTGTCCGGCTACAGCACCGCCATCGTTTTTTCGATCGTCCTGGTGGCGCTGCTGCTGTTCCTGCGCTGA
- the rppA gene encoding two-component system response regulator RppA, producing MRLLLVEDEVELANPLGALLGREGHIVDLSYDGEGAWELLSTQNYDLLILDWMLPGLSGLELCRRLRAADRSTPVLMLTARDTIDNKIEGFDAGADDYLVKPFELRELLARVRALLRRPPQLQREELRVGDLVLDLRNKLAHRGERPIDLSAKEYQLLEYFMRHPGQLLTHDQILEHVWEASAEPNSNVVAAQIKLLRRKIDKQSATALIHTVYGQGYRFGP from the coding sequence ATGCGGCTGCTGCTGGTCGAAGACGAGGTGGAACTGGCCAATCCGCTCGGCGCTCTACTGGGCCGCGAGGGCCATATCGTCGATCTCAGCTACGACGGCGAAGGAGCCTGGGAGCTGCTCTCCACTCAAAACTACGACCTGCTTATCCTCGATTGGATGCTGCCGGGCCTTTCTGGCCTCGAACTGTGCCGCCGCCTGCGCGCCGCAGACCGCTCGACGCCAGTTTTGATGCTCACCGCCCGCGACACGATCGACAACAAGATCGAGGGCTTCGACGCCGGGGCGGACGATTATCTGGTCAAACCCTTCGAGCTGCGCGAACTGCTGGCGCGGGTGCGGGCGCTGTTGCGCCGACCACCGCAACTGCAGCGCGAGGAGTTGCGCGTGGGCGATCTGGTGCTCGATCTGCGCAACAAGCTCGCCCACCGGGGCGAGCGGCCTATCGATCTTTCTGCCAAAGAGTACCAGCTTCTGGAGTACTTCATGCGCCACCCAGGCCAGCTGCTCACCCACGACCAGATCCTCGAACACGTCTGGGAGGCGAGTGCAGAACCCAACAGCAATGTCGTCGCCGCCCAGATCAAACTTCTGCGCCGCAAGATCGACAAACAAAGCGCCACGGCCTTGATCCACACCGTCTATGGCCAGGGCTACCGCTTCGGGCCATAA
- a CDS encoding MlaE family lipid ABC transporter permease subunit, whose amino-acid sequence MEWIEKLLSAALLTGQVFVHLVRGRIHWRNTVDQLAVVGTESVLVAVITAITIGMVFTIQVAREFITFGASSAIGGVLALALTRELAPVLTAVIIAGRVGSAFAAEVGTMRVTEQIDALEVLRTDPIDYLVVPRVIACAVMVPVLTVVADVTGLAGGLFITTNFYQLSASLYLESAQRLLDSWDLIAGLIKAAVFGVMIALIGSNWGLTTTGGARGVGRSTTQAVVTALLAIFIVNFLLSALLFQGSGQALQRGF is encoded by the coding sequence ATGGAATGGATCGAAAAATTGCTCTCGGCGGCCCTGCTGACCGGCCAGGTCTTCGTGCATCTGGTGCGCGGGCGCATCCACTGGCGCAACACCGTCGATCAACTGGCGGTGGTCGGCACCGAGTCGGTGCTGGTGGCGGTGATCACTGCGATCACGATCGGCATGGTCTTCACGATTCAGGTGGCGCGCGAATTTATTACCTTCGGTGCCTCCTCGGCGATCGGCGGGGTGCTCGCCCTCGCCCTCACCCGCGAACTGGCCCCGGTGCTCACCGCCGTCATCATTGCAGGCCGGGTCGGTTCTGCCTTTGCCGCCGAGGTGGGCACCATGCGCGTCACCGAGCAGATCGATGCGCTGGAGGTGCTGCGCACCGACCCGATCGACTATCTGGTGGTGCCCAGGGTAATCGCCTGCGCGGTGATGGTGCCGGTATTGACGGTGGTGGCCGATGTCACCGGGCTGGCGGGGGGACTGTTTATCACCACCAACTTCTACCAGCTCTCCGCCTCGCTCTACCTCGAGTCGGCCCAACGCCTGCTCGACAGCTGGGATCTAATCGCGGGGCTCATCAAGGCAGCGGTATTTGGCGTGATGATTGCGCTCATCGGCTCCAACTGGGGGCTCACCACCACCGGCGGTGCCCGTGGGGTGGGCCGCTCGACGACCCAGGCGGTGGTGACGGCGCTGCTCGCTATTTTTATCGTCAACTTTTTGCTCTCCGCCCTGCTGTTCCAGGGGTCCGGTCAGGCGCTCCAGCGGGGATTCTAG
- the chlG gene encoding chlorophyll synthase ChlG, whose translation MENTEKDTRRLRRLLGIRGAEASRERAPWQIRLQLMKPVTWIPLIWGVLCGTASAGQFNWLGRFQWNGEHCLAAFFCMILAGPLLAGYTQTLNEYYDRDLDAINEPYRPIPSGAIALGQVVVQIWVLLILGLAVALGLDLWAGAAFGARHTPFVLCGLTVFGALVAYIYSAPPLKLKQNGWLGSYALGASYIALPWWAGHALFGTLSPTLIALTLFYSFAGLGIAIVNDFKSIEGDRRLGLKSLPVIFGTQKAAWICVSMIDVFQIGVLAYLLVLHSWLYAAILTALVLPQIVFQKRFLADPVAGDVRYQASSQPFLVFGMLVTGLALGLGGV comes from the coding sequence ATGGAGAACACCGAAAAGGATACCCGCCGCCTCCGTCGCCTGCTGGGTATCCGGGGAGCGGAGGCCAGCCGCGAGCGCGCCCCCTGGCAGATTCGCCTGCAACTGATGAAGCCTGTCACCTGGATTCCGCTTATCTGGGGAGTACTGTGCGGCACCGCTTCCGCCGGTCAATTTAACTGGCTGGGCCGCTTTCAGTGGAACGGGGAGCATTGTCTGGCCGCCTTTTTCTGCATGATCCTGGCTGGACCGCTGCTGGCGGGCTATACCCAGACGCTCAACGAATACTACGACCGCGACCTCGACGCGATCAACGAACCCTACCGGCCCATTCCTTCTGGGGCAATCGCTCTGGGCCAGGTCGTCGTTCAGATCTGGGTGCTGCTCATTCTCGGTCTCGCGGTGGCGCTGGGCCTCGATCTCTGGGCCGGGGCGGCCTTCGGAGCGCGCCATACGCCCTTTGTGCTCTGTGGCCTCACGGTCTTTGGTGCTCTTGTGGCCTATATCTACTCGGCTCCGCCCCTCAAGCTCAAGCAAAACGGCTGGCTCGGCAGCTACGCCCTCGGGGCGAGCTATATCGCGCTACCGTGGTGGGCCGGCCACGCCCTGTTCGGCACCTTGAGTCCGACGCTCATCGCTTTGACACTGTTTTATTCGTTCGCCGGGCTGGGGATCGCAATCGTCAACGACTTCAAGAGTATCGAAGGCGATCGCCGCCTCGGGCTGAAGTCGCTGCCGGTGATCTTCGGTACCCAAAAGGCCGCCTGGATCTGTGTATCGATGATCGATGTCTTTCAGATCGGGGTGCTCGCCTACCTGCTCGTGCTGCACAGCTGGCTCTACGCCGCCATCCTCACAGCCCTCGTCCTGCCGCAGATTGTCTTTCAAAAGCGGTTTCTTGCCGATCCGGTGGCGGGGGATGTGCGCTACCAGGCAAGCTCACAGCCTTTTTTAGTCTTTGGCATGCTGGTGACAGGTCTGGCTCTCGGCCTGGGAGGCGTCTGA